Proteins encoded by one window of Aphis gossypii isolate Hap1 chromosome X, ASM2018417v2, whole genome shotgun sequence:
- the LOC114128443 gene encoding uncharacterized protein LOC114128443, translating to MSDNYSDNDSLKLYEEERNVKLTKNYECSAVNEPSIKVLQLVSIFENEESETKFNSLSQRRPQKTGTATPTAAVHGEEVEKPMRADEADEADEAEVSSTDGSEQSDQAEGEAAMPSGGNSSTAAATYSPSTVPVTKHSRSGWMGQPDRNLLFVIHPWCMLHKSGADRQSEFPPPGFLERLKAKLMALHRQSDEQQQQHRNGSAAVVRRRRHTHQSIKCWFQYTATALGGGGGPSSAVSTAVHANGQRNEPAMVVDFLSVWRRYANVTADRG from the exons ATGTCCGATAATTACAGTGACAATGACAGCTTAAAATTATACGAAGAAGAACGAAACGTAAAATTAAccaaaaattatgaatgttcAGCAGTTAATGAGCCATCTATTAAAGTTTTACAACTAGTATCCATTTTTGAAAACGAAGAATcggaaacaaaatttaatt CTCTGTCACAGAGACGGCCGCAGAAGACAGGGACAGCCACCCCGACAGCGGCGGTGCACGGGGAGGAAGTGGAAAAACCGATGCGAGCCGACGAAGCGGACGAGGCGGACGAAGCGGAGGTGTCATCGACGGACGGATCCGAACAATCGGACCAAGCCGAAGGAGAAGCAGCCATGCCGAGCGGCGGGAATTCCTCGACCGCGGCAGCGACGTACAGCCCGTCCACAGTGCCCGTGACGAAGCACAGCAGAAGCGGTTGGATGGGACAGCCCGACCGGAACCTTTTGTTTGTCATTCACCCGTGGTGCATGTTGCACAAGTCGGGCGCGGACAGGCAGTCGGAATTTCCGCCGCCCGGGTTTCTGGAACGTCTCAAGGCCAAGCTGATGGCCCTGCACCGACAGTCGGACGaacagcagcaacagcacCGGAACGGCTCGGCCGCGGTGGTCAGGCGCCGCCGGCACACCCACCAGAGCATCAAGTGTTGGTTTCAGTACACGGCCACCGCgctcggcggcggcggcgggccGTCGTCGGCCGTGTCCACCGCTGTCCACGCCAACGGTCAGCGAAACGAGCCGGCGATGGTGGTCGATTTCCTGTCCGTCTGGCGGCGGTACGCAAACGTCACGGCCGACCGCGGCTGa